In the Cellulomonas sp. C5510 genome, CGTGCGTGCTCGACATCGACGCGCCCAACGTCCCGAACTGGGCGTGGGCCGGCTACATCCAGCCGCTCGGGCTGCCCGACGACGAGTTCGACGGCCAGCTGCCCAGCACGATCGGCGAGGTCGACGGGGACGTGTACGCGTTCGGCCACTACGACGTCGCGCTGGCGTTCTTCACGCGGACGTCGGCGCTCGAGGCGGTCGGCGCCCGCGTGCCCACCCCCGAGGACCCGTGGACGCGCGACGAGCTGGAGACCGTGCTCGACGACCTCCAGGCGACGGGGCAGTACGACTACCCGCTGGACCTCGGCACCGGGGGCACCGGCGAGTGGATCACCTACGCGTACTCGCCGTTCCTGCAGTCCGCCGGCGGCGACCTCGTCGACCGGGACGGCTACACGACGGCCGACGGCGTGCTGAACGGCGACGCCGCGCTCGACTGGGCGGGCTGGATGCAGGGCCTCGTCGCGGACGGCCACATCGCCGCCCGCTCCGGCGAGGACGCCACGGCCGACTTCGTCAACGGGAAGTCCGCGATCCTCTACAGCGGCTCGTGGGCGTACGACACGGTCACCGACGCGTTCGGCGAGGACGCGGTCGTCATCCCGCCGGTCGACCTGGGCGAGGGCCCCACCATCGGCGGCGGCTCGTGGCAGTGGGCGATGAGCGCGCAGTGCGAGGACGTCGACGGCGCGCGCGCCTACCTCGAGTTCAGCCACCAGGCCGAGTACGTGCAGGCGCTCGCGGAGGCGACGGGCACCATCCCCGCCACCGACGAGGCGGCCGCGGCGATGACGGACTACGCCGCCGGCGGCGCCAAGGAGGTGTTCCGGACGTTCTCGCAGGACTACGCGGTGGTGCGGCCCGTGACGCCCGCGTACCCGTACATCACGTCGGTGTTCCAGAAGGCGACGCAGGACATCCTGTCCGGCGGCGACCCGGCGACGATCCTCGACAAGGCCGTCTCCGACATCGACAACGACATCGCGCAGAACGGCGACTACGCCTTCTGACGCCCCGCGGCCGGCGCCCGTCGCCCGGCACCCCGTCGTCCCGGACCGCCGGGGCGCCGGCCGCACCCCGTCGTCCCGCACCGTCCGCGCCCGCGTCCCCGGATGCCCCGACCCCGCGCCCGGCCTCCGCGCCGCCGCGGCCCACCCCGAAAGGTCCCGCCATGGCCCTCGCCACCGGAGCCGCGCGCCTCCGACCGCGGTCCACCGCGCGCCGCCCGTCCCGCGGCGGCGTGCGCACCAGCCGCGGGCACGAGGCGCGCACCGCAGCCTGGATGGTGGCGCCCGCCGCCACCCTGCTGGTGGTGTTCCTCGTCGTCCCCGTGGTGCTCGCGTTCGTCCTCGCGTTCACCAACGCCCGCCTGATCTCCCCGCGGCCCGCGTCGTTCGTCGGGCTGCACAACTTCACGACCCTCTGGGGCGACCCGGTGTTCTGGGCCTCGCTGCGCAACACCGTGGTGTTCGCCGCGGTGGTGGTGCCCGTGCAGGCCGGACTGGCCCTGGTGCTCGCGCTGCTGGTCAACGCGAAGGTCCGCGGCACGAACATCTTCCGGACGCTGTACTTCGTGCCCGTCGTGACGTCGATGGTCGTGGTGTCGCTGCTGTGGCGGTTCCTGTACCAGGAGGACGGGCTGCTCAACGCGATGATCGCGGTGGTCCACCCGTCGTACCAGCCGATCGACTGGCTCAACGACACGCGCACCGCGCTGCCCGCGATCATCCTCATGTCCATCTGGCAGGCCGTCGGCTTCCACATGATCATCTGGCTGTCCGGCCTGCAGACCATCCCCGGCGAGCTCTACGAGGCCGGTGACCTGGACGGCGCCACGGGCTGGAAGCGGTTCCGGTACATCACGTGGCCGTGCCTCGCGGCGACCCGGACGTTCATCCTCATCACCATCACGATCGCCGCGCTGAGCCTGTTCACGCAGATCAACGTGATGACCCAGGGCGGGCCGCTGGACTCCACGACGACGGTCGTCTACATGGCCGTGCGCACCGGCTACCAGCAGCTCGCGACGGGCTACGCCTCCGCGATCTCCCTCGTCTTCTTCGTGCTGGTGCTCGTCGTGTCGGGCGTCCAGCGCTTCCTCACCCGGGACAAGGACTGACATGGCCACCGTCACGCCCCCGCACGCCGGCCCGTCGCCGTCGCCCACCGCCGACGACCGCGCAGCGACCGCCCCGCACGCAGCGCCGACCGCCCGCACGGGCCGGCAGGCCGGCCGCCGCCGCGCCGCCTGGCTCACGCAGACCGGGCGGGTGCTGCTCGGCCTGGTGTTCGTCGGGCCGCTGCTGTTCCTGTTCGTGTCGTCGCTGAAGCCCGACCTGCAGATCTTCAAGGACCTCGGGTCGTGGCGGGCGTTCCTGCCCGTCGGGGACATCTCCCTGGACAACTACACGGCGGTGTTCGACCGGGTGCCGTTCGCCCGGTTGCTGCTCAACTCGATCGGCATCTCCGCGGTCACCGTGGCGCTCGGGCTCGTCATCAACTCCCTCGCGGCGTTCGGGCTGGCCCGGCTGCGGTGGCGCGGCAAGCAGCTCGTGCTGACGGCGATCATCGCGACGCTGATCGTGCCGTTCGAGACCCTGGCGCTGCCGCTGGTGTGGTGGGTGAACAAGCTGCCGAACCTGCGTGCGGAGGGCTTCCACCTGGAGCTGACCCAGGGGTGGCTCGACACCTACCAGGTGCAGGTGGTCCCGTTCCTCGCCAACGCGTTCTCGATCTACCTCTTCTACCAGTACTTCACGTCCATCCCGACGGAGCTCGACGAGGCGGCGCGGATGGACGGCGCCGGGTGGTTCCGCATCTACCGCCGCGTGGTGATGCCCCTGTCCGGTCCTGCCATCGCGACCGTCGCGATCCTGACGTTCCTGCCCGCCTGGAACTCCTACCTGTGGCCCCTGATGGTCGTGCAGTCCGAGGAGCTGCGTCCCGTGATGATCGGCATCCAGTACTTCTTCCAGCTCAACGTGTCGTGGGGCCAGATCATGGCGTACGCGTCGATGATCACCCTGCCGGTCCTGGCGCTGTTCCTGGCGTTCCAGAAGGCGTTCATCGGGTCCATCGCGTCCTCGGGGGTGAAGGGCTGACATGACTCTTCCCGCATCCTCCGGCGCCACCGTCGCCGACGCGCCGCCCGCCCCGACCCCGCACCTGCGCCCCGCGTGGCACTTCACGACCGCCGACCGGTGGCTCAACGACCCGAACGGTCTGGTCCACGCCGACGGCGTCTACCACCTGTTCTTCCAGACCAACCCGCACGGCACGACGTGGGGTGACATCTCCTGGGGCCACGCGACGTCGACGGACCTCGTGCACTGGACCGAGCACCCGACCGCGATCCCCGCGCGGGACGGCGAGCTGGTGTTCTCCGGCTCCGCGGTGGTCGACCACGACGGCACCGCGGGCTTCGGCCCGGGCGCGCTGGTCGCCGTGTGGACCGCGGCCCGGCCGGGCAACCAGTCGCAGGCGCTCGCCTGGTCGGCGGACGGCGGGCGGACGTTCACCCGGTTCGACGGCAACCCGGTGCTCGACATCGGGTCGGCGGAGTTCCGCGACCCGTACGTGCTGCGGTACGGCGCCCACTGGGTCATGGCCGTGGTGGAGGCCGACCGGCAGCGCGTCGCGCTCTACACCTCGCCCGACCTGCGGGGCTGGACGTTCGCCTCGCACGTCGGTCCTGTCGGCGCGGTCGGCGGCGTCTGGGAGTGCCCGGCGCTGCTCGAGGTCCCGGTCGCGGACGGCGCGCCCGGCGAGCGGGCCTGGGTGCTGCTGCTGTCGCTCAACCCCGGGGGGCCGACCGGCGGCTCCGGCATGCAGTACCTGGTCGGCGACTTCGACGGGACGACGTTCACGCCGGCGCCCCTGCGGGACGGCGAGCCGCGGTGGCTCGACCACGGCCACGACTACTACGCCGCGGTGGCATGGAGCGACGCGCCGGACCGCCGGGCGCTGACCATCGGGTGGGCCTCGTCGTGGCAGTACGCCGCGCAGGTCCCGACGGCGCCGTGGCGGTCGGCGATGTCGCTGGCCCGCGAGCTCCGGCTGGTGCGCGGCGCGGACGGCGCGCTCGTGCTGGCGCAGCGCCCGGTGCTGCCCGCCGGTGCGCCGGTGCACGCCGTCGGTCCCGGGCCCGGCGCGGTCGCGCTGGACGGGCCGGCGGTGGTCGACGTGGTGCTGCCGCGCGGCGCCCGCCTGGCGGTGCGGGACGAGACCGGGGCCGCGGTCCTGACGGTCGCGTCCGACGCCGAGGGTCTCGTCGTGACGCGGCCGGCGCCGGCCGCCGGGCTCGACCCGCACTTCACCGTCCCGGCCGTGGCGCCGCTGCCCGGTGACGACCCGGTCGCGCTGCGCGCGGTGGTGGACGGCGGCGTCGTGGAGGTGTTCACCACCGACGGGCTCGTCACGTTCTGCGAGCTGGTGCTGCCGGGGGCACCGCTCGCGGAGGTCGTGGTCGAGCACTGACGGGGTCCCCGGGCCGGTCACCGGGCGCCCTGCCGCCGCCGGACCGTGCCGGGGCCGCGACGAGGGCCGCCCCGGCGACGACGGCGGCGGACGCGAGGAACGTCGCGCGGTAGCCCCACCCGTCGACGAGCGCACCGGCGAGCGCCGAGCCGGCGCCCTGGCCGAGCACGAGGACGACGAAGAGCATCGACGTCCCGCGCGGCGTGGATCGCCGTCGGCGGCGGAGGTGCGGCGGTCATCGGCACCGCCCGCCTGCTCACCGCCGCCGGACCGCGCACCGCGTGGGGGGTCACGGTGCTCGCGGTCGCCGCCGCCACGGCCGGGTTCGCCCTCGTCCCGGGCGCGACAGCACCGGCCCTCGCCGCCGCCGCGGTGTTCGGCTGGGGCTACACCGAGCCCGCTCGGCCGCCGTCGAGGTTGCAGCAGATGCGGGGTTCCGGCCCGCGAAGCCCGCAGCTACGGCAATCTCGACGGTTCCGCGCCCGTGCGGGGCTCAGGCCTGGAACAGCTCCTCGAGCCGGGTGGCGCGGCCGGCGACGAAGTCCGCCGAGGACCGCAGCCCGTCGACCGCGCGCGCCGTGGCCGCGGCGGCCTCCGCGACGGTGCCGACGTCCCGGCTCATCCCGTCGGCCACCGCCGACTGCTCCTGGACGGCGGCGGCGATGCCGGCCTGCCGCTCCCGGACGTCCTCGATCTGCGTGACGATCTCGCCGATCGCCTGGGTGGCGTGCGCGGTCGTCTCGGTGATCGCGTCGACCATGCCGGTGATCTCGTCGGTGGCCTCGTGGGTGCGGTCGGCGAGGGACTTCACCTCCCCGGCCACCACCGCGAAGCCGCGGCCCGACTCGCCGGCGCGTGCGGCCTCGATGGTGGCGTTGAGCGCCAGCAGGTGGGTCTGCTCGGCGATGGAGGTGATGAGGCGGCTCACCGTGCCGATCCGCTCGACCACCTCGGTGAGCGCCGCGAGCCGATCGCTGGCGGTGGACGCGGACTCGACCGCCCGGGCCGTCCCGGCGGACGCGGCGGTCGAGCCCGACGCGATCTCGTGGATGCTCGCGGACATCTGCTCCGACGCGGCGGCCGCCGACGCGGCGCGGTCGGACACCCCGTCGGCGTCGTCGGCGAGGCGCTGGGCGAGCGCGGTCAGCGTCGACGCCGACCCGGTGAGCTCGTCGGCGACCTCGACGGTGGTGCGCTGCTGCACGTGCTGGGCGGTGACGTCGTCCCAGACCCCGACGAACCCCTCGGGCAGGCGGTCGAGGACGACGCGCAGCTCCACGGAACCCGACCCGACGGGCACCGAGGTGATGGTGGTGACGGGGAGCTGCCGGCAGTCGCGGATGGTCTCGGCGAGCCGGACGCGCAGCGCCTCCATGACGTGCTTGCCGTGCTGCGCGACGATCCGCTGCGCGAGCGCGTCACCGGCGCGGTTGCGCTGCACGATCGTGCCACCGGCGTCGGCGACGATCAGCGGCGCCGGCAGGGCGTCGAGCACGGCCTGCGCGCCGATCCGGGCGACGAGGGGGGCGACGCCGTCGGCGGCGGCCTGACGACGGGACACGCGCATGACCTTCTCCTCTGCGAGCGGGGTTCCTGCTGCATCGACCGCAGCCGGGGTGCGCTGACGGGTTCGCGCCGGTCGGGCGGCGGAACGGGACCTCCGTCCTGCTGCACCCGGGTGGTCGGCGCCCGCGTCCGGGTGGACGGGCCCGGCGGGCGGGTGAACGGCGGGCCCGGCGCCGGCCGGCCGGGGAAGGACCTCCGGGGCCGGGCGCGGTCCGGACGGGCCGCTGCGGCGCGCGTCAGGGCGCGGGGATCTCGCCCGAGCCGCGGGGGATCAGGGTCGTGCGCAGCCGCACGCCCTCGAGCACGGCGTCCGGCCGGGCGAGCTGGTCCAGCAGCAGGCGTGCGGCGCTGCGCCCGACCGCCACGGGGTCCTGCGCGACGACGGTCAGCCCTGGTTCGACGAGGTCGGCGAGCTCGACGTCGTCGAACCCGACCAGGGCGACGCGGTGCTGGACGCCGGCGCGGTGCAGGGCGCGGACGGCGCCGACCGTGGTGCCGTCGCGGCCGGTGACGACCGCGGTCGGGGGGTCGGGCAGGGCGAGCAGCTCGAGCACGGCGGCGGCAGCAGCCTCCGGGGTCTCGACGTCGGTGCGCACGATCGCGGGGTCGGCCTCGAGGCCGTGCTCCCGCAGCCCGTCGAGGAACCCGGCGTGCCGCTCGCGCATGGTGGCGGACCGCAGGTCGGTGACGTACGCGATGCGCCGGTGCCCGTGGCCCACGAGGTGGGACACGGCCTGGTGCGTGCCCCCGCGGCCGTCGGACAGCACGGCGGGGGCGGCGATCCCGTCCGCGGGCCGGTCGACGAGCACGACGGGGATGCCCTGGCGGCGTGCGACCGCGAGGTACGACTGGTCGCCGGGCGGCGGGGCGACGACCAGGCCGTCGACCTGCCGGGACCGGAGCTCCTGCACCAGGTCGGCCATCCGCTGCGGGTCCTCGTCGGTGCTGGCGGCGAGCACGAGCGACCCGCGCTCCCGCACGGCGTCCTCGATCTCGCGGTGGAGCTGGGCCTGGAACGGGTTGGCGACGTTCTCGATGACCAGGCCGACGGTCCACGTGGGGCCGCCGCGGCGCCGGAGGGTCGAGGCCGCGTGGTTGCGGGTGTAGCCGAGCGCGGCGACCGCCTGCTGGACCCGCGCGGCCGCCTCGGCTCCGACGTTGCCGGTGCCGTTCACGACACGCGACGCCGTCATGGGGCTCACGCCGGCCAGGCGTGCCACGTCCTTGATCGTCGTCACCGGTGCGCTCCCTCGCTGGTCGGAGGTCACGTTACCAAACCGCAACGTGCCGTGGGCGATGCTGCTGCTAGACGCCTTGAAGATGGCGAGGTAGCGTTACCACCGCTGCAACCCGGGTCACGGCGGGCGGTGGCACGGCACACAGTCAGCGACGACGTGGGAGGAAGCTGTGACACGAACGAGGCTCCGGGTGGCCGGCGCAGCCGTGGCGGTCCTGGCGGGCGGCGCGCTCGCCGCCTGCGGCGGGGGATCGGGCGGCGACGACTCGACCTTCACGATCCTGCAGTACGAGACGACGTCCACCGCGCAGTACAAGGGGTGGCAGCTCGCGCTCGAGATGTTCCGGGAGGCGCACCCCGACGTCGACGTCGAGTTCGCCTCCACGAGCTTCGACTCGATCCGCTCCAACGCGAAGATCCTGCTCACCGGGGACGACGTGCCCGACGTGATGCAGTTCAACACCGGCAACGCCGACGGTGGGCAGCTCGCCGCCCAGGGTCTGCTGGACCCGCTCACCGACGTGGTCGAGGAGAACGGCTGGGACGACACCATCACGGGGTCCGTCGCGGCGCTCGCGAAGTACGACGAGAACGGCCACGCCGGCTCCGGCGACTGGTACGGCGTGCCGAACATCGCGTCGTTCTTCACCTTCTACTACAACGCGGACCTGCTGGCGGAGCACGGGTTCGACGCCCCGCCGCAGACCATGGCCGAGCTCGAGGGCATGTTCGACGCGTTCCTCGAGGACGGTGTCACGCCCGTCTCGAGCAACGCCGGCGAGCACGCCGTGCTCCAGACCTGGTGGCAGCTCATCTCGGGCGACGCCGACCGGCAGGAGATCGACGACTTCATCTTCCTGCAGGGCGAGCCCGACGTGACGTCCGGCGCGTTCGCGTCCGGCACCGAGCGGCTCCAGGAGTGGATCGACAAGGGCTACCTGGGCACCCAGCTCGCGGGCATCAAGGCCGACGAGATGGAGCGGGCGTTCATCGCCGGCGAGTTCCCCTTCATGGCCAACGGCACCTGGTCGTTCTCCCGGGTCGCCGAGGAGGCCGACTTCGAGTGGGGCACGTTCACGTTCCCGGAGGCGGCTCTCAACGCCGGCGCGTCCGGCCACCTGTGGGGCGTCCCGGCGAGCTCGACGCACAAGGACCTCGCGTACGACTGGATCGCCACGACCCTGTCCCCCGAGGTGCAGAACGAGATCGCCGCGCAGGGCGGCATCCCCGTCGCCGGTGACACCGCCGCGATCGAGGACCCCCGCATGCGGGACATGAACGAGCAGTTCGACGCCATCAAGGCCGAGGACGCCCTGTCGTTCTACCCGGACTACCCGGTGCCCGGCCTGCTCGACTTCCAGATGAGCGGCCTGCAGGGCATGACGAACGGGTCGACGGACGCCGCGGGCTTCCTGGCCGGGCTCCAGGACTTCTACGACTCCGGCAAGGACTCCTGACCCGCCCGCGCCACCCCAGGCGCACGGCCCGGGCCGGCACCCCCGCCGGCCCGGGCCCCCCACTCCGGGAGACACGCATGACAGCCACCACCCCGCCGCGCGCGCGGCCCCGCCCCGCACCGGCGCACCGGCCGCGGCGACCCGTCAGCTACTGGGCCTACCTGCTGCCGATGGGCGTCGGGTTCGGCCTGATCGTCCTCGTCCCGTTCGCGGTGAACGTCTGGTACAGCTTCTTCAGCTGGAAGGGTGGCGCGGCGCCCCGCACCTGGGTCGGGCTCGAGAACTACCGCGAGCTGCTGCAGGACGACGTGTTCTGGCGCTCGTTCGGCAACACCCTGTACCTCATCGGCGCCGTCGCCGTCGTGCCCACCGTGATCGGCCTGGTGCTCGCGGCGCTGCTGTTCGACCACATCGGCCGCAGCTTCGGGGCTCGGGCGGCGTCCGTGCTGCGGGCCGCCTACTACCTGCCGCAGATCCTGCCCATCGCCGTGGCCGGCGTGCTGTGGAGCTGGATCCTCGAGACCCGCGACGGCGCGCTCAACTCGGTGCTGCGCTCGCTGGGCGTCACGACGCTCCCGGACTGGCTCGGGGACCCCGGCATCGCGCTGTGGTCGATCATGCTCATGCTGGTCTGGCTGCAGATCGGCTACCCGGTGGTCGTGCTGATGTCGGCGCTGCAGCGCGTCGACCCCGAGCTGTACGAGGCGGCGGAGCTCGACGGCGCCGGCTGGTGGCGCCGGTTCCGCGCGATCACCGTGCCGCACATCCGCACGGACATCTACGTGGTGGTGCTCACCGCCACGATCGGCGCGATGAAGCTGTTCGCCCCCGTGCTCATCCTCACCAAGGGCGGCCCGGAGAGCTCGACCTACGTGCCGTCGTTCTTCTCCTACCGGAACTTCTTCGAGCTGTCCCGCGTCGGCTACGGCGCCGCGTCCGCGACGGTGCTGGCCGTGGTGATCGGCCTCGTCGCGGGGGGCCTCATCTTCTGGCAGGCGCGATCCGTGGAGGCCGACCGATGACGACGACCACCGCCGCCGCCCCGGTGCGCCGGCCCGACCCCGCCCAGCGCCGGAACGGGCGCCGCCGCCGGTCCCGCGACCGCCGGCTGTCCGTCGCCCTGCTCGGGCAGCGCTGGCTGGTGCTGCTGCTCGCCGTGGTCGTCGGCGTCGGGATGCTGCTGCCGTTCTACCTGCTGGTCACGAACGCGTTCAAGAGCGGCGCGGACTACTCGCGCCGCGGCCCCCTGGCGCTGCCGGCGGAGTGGACGCTGTCGGCGTTCGAGCGGTACCTGTCGAGCGTCGACTACCCGCAGCTGCTCGCGAACTCGGTGCTCATCGCGGGCGTGGTGGCGGTCGGCGGGGTCGTCCTCGCCATGCTGAGCGCGTACGCCCTGGGCATCGGGCGGGTGCGCGGCCGGACGTGGGTGGTGTTCGTCCTGCTGCTCGCGACGATCCTGCCGCAGGAGGCCCTGATCTACCCGCTGTTCTCGGGCGCGCAGGCGGTCGGGCTGCAGAACTCGGTGTGGTCGGTGGTCATCATCTTCGTGGTGCTCCAGGCGGCCTTCGGCACGTACCTGCTGAGCTCGGTGCTCGGCACGTTCCCGCACGAGATGCTCGAGGCCGCCCGCGTCGACGGCGCCAACCGCTGGGTGCTGCTGACCCGCATCGTCACGCCGATCATGCGGCCCACGATGTCGGTGCTGCTGGTGTTCTTCTTCGTCTGGACGTGGAACGAGTTCTTCATCCCGATGATCATGCTCATCACGCCGAAGGCGCAGACCATCCCGATCGCGCTGGCCGCCCTCAAGGGCCAGAACACCCTCGACGTCACCCAGCTCGCGGCGGCGTCGCTGCTGTCGCTGCTGCCGACCCTCGTCTTCTTCTTCCTGTTCCAGCGGACCCTCACCCGCGGCGTGACCGCCGGGGCCGTGAAGTGACCGCGCCCGTCCCGACCCCGATCCCCAGGAGCTCCACCGTGCCGCTCGCCACGCCCGCCTACGCCGTCCTCGACGGGACCCGGACCCGCTCGCTGAGCGCCGAGAACCCCACGGGCGCCGCCGGTGCCGGCGGGTCGGCCGCGTCGGCGCTCGGCCCGGGGCGCAAGGGCCGGCCGTGCGTGCCGGTGCCGGCCGGCGAGGCGCTGACCATCGCGGACATCGAGGGGCCCGGCGTCATCCGCCACCTGTGGTTCACGCTGCCGCGCGACACGGAGGCCGGGCCGTACGTGCTGCGGGACCTCGTGCTCCGCATGACGTGGGACGACGCGGAGGAGCCGGCGGTCGAGGTGCCGTTCGGGGACTTCTTCTGCAGCGGGTTCGCCACCGCGTCCGTCATGACGTCCGAGGCCGTGGTCGTCGCGCCGAACGGCGGGTTCAACTGCTACCTCCCGATGCCCTTCCGGCGGCGGGCGCGCATCGAGCTCGTCAACCAGCACGCCGGGGACATCCCCTACGTGTTCTACGAGGTGTCGTACTCGCTGGACGACGACCTGGGCGACGACGTCGGCTACCTGCACGCCGCGTGGCGCCGCTCCGACCCCGCCGCGCCGCGGGGCACCGACCACGTCGTGCTCGACGGGGTGACCGGCCGCGGCGCGTACGTCGGCACCTACATCGGCGTCACCGCCCTGGAGCGGTTCTGGTGGGGCGAGGGCGAGATGAAGTTCTTCGTCGACGACGACACCGACCTGCCGACCATCTGCGGCACCGGCGTCGAGGACTACGTCGGCGGCGCGTGGGCGTTCCAGGACCACCTCGGCGCGGTCCCCGTGCCGCGCGCGCAGACCTTCAGCTCGGCGTACCTCGGCTACCACCAGCGGATCGTCGAGGACGGCACGGCGCACTCGCCGTACGACACGACGATGCCGCCGAGCCACGGCATGTACCGCTGGCACCTGCCCGACCCGATCCGGTTCGCGACCGGGCTGCGCGTCACGCTGCAGCAGATCGGCGACCGCGGCGGCCGCCTGTTCGAGCGGGCGGACGACGTCTGCACGACGGCGTACTGGTACCAGGACACGCCGGGCGGCGCCCGCGAGCCGCTGCCGCCGGCACCGCTGCGCGAGCCGCGCTGAGGCACGGCGGTCACCGACCCGCGCCGGACGCGG is a window encoding:
- a CDS encoding glycoside hydrolase family 172 protein, whose amino-acid sequence is MPLATPAYAVLDGTRTRSLSAENPTGAAGAGGSAASALGPGRKGRPCVPVPAGEALTIADIEGPGVIRHLWFTLPRDTEAGPYVLRDLVLRMTWDDAEEPAVEVPFGDFFCSGFATASVMTSEAVVVAPNGGFNCYLPMPFRRRARIELVNQHAGDIPYVFYEVSYSLDDDLGDDVGYLHAAWRRSDPAAPRGTDHVVLDGVTGRGAYVGTYIGVTALERFWWGEGEMKFFVDDDTDLPTICGTGVEDYVGGAWAFQDHLGAVPVPRAQTFSSAYLGYHQRIVEDGTAHSPYDTTMPPSHGMYRWHLPDPIRFATGLRVTLQQIGDRGGRLFERADDVCTTAYWYQDTPGGAREPLPPAPLREPR